DNA sequence from the Leptospirillum ferrooxidans C2-3 genome:
TAAGGAGACCCATTCGCTCGCAACCTTCGTCCTGGTTCCGGGAGAGTCCCTGAAAGAGAATTTCGAAGCATGGGGAAAGGCCTCCGGATGGAAGGTCCTCTGGCATTCGGAATATAGCTTTCCGGTCAAGGCCAGGTATACAGCCGGGAGAAGTTTTCTGGGGGCGGTTCGGCGAAGCATCAAAATCTTCAACGCCGGCTCCGGAGGATGGCTGAAAGTTCACGCGTATCTTTCGAACCATGTGCTGCTGGTCGAGGATGGTCGATGAGAAGAATCGCCCCTGTATTTCTGGTGCTTGCTATCCTTCTTTCCGGGTGTATTCCGGAAAGGGATCTGAATTTGTCGGATGTGTCCCCGCAAACATTCGAGTCCCTTCCCTATGAGG
Encoded proteins:
- a CDS encoding toxin co-regulated pilus biosynthesis Q family protein, which produces MKRSSLTVAMGVFVLLKAFEPSAQAYFCGDPLSDNCSAPQETQKAPSNGESPVNKETHSLATFVLVPGESLKENFEAWGKASGWKVLWHSEYSFPVKARYTAGRSFLGAVRRSIKIFNAGSGGWLKVHAYLSNHVLLVEDGR